In Burkholderiales bacterium, the sequence GCAGCCGCCAATCGATGCCGGTCGCCCATTCGGCCTCGTAGAAATATTCGCGGAAGGCGGGCAGGGCAGTGCGAACCTTTTCGCGGAAGTGGGCGAGGTAGAGCTGATCGAAGCGTCCGATGTGGCCGTAGTAGCGGTCGAGCAGACGCCTCAGGGTGCCGTCCTTTTTGATGCGCGCGAAAAATTCGTCCGAGCGCGCTTTCCATTCCGAATGCGCCGGCGGAAACGCCCACGCCAGCGATTGCGGTTCGCCGATGCTGAACGCGGTGCGCAAATCGGGATGAAAATTTTTCGCGACATCGACGACGTGCGATGCGGCAACGACGTAATCGATGGTGCCGTTCGCGACTTTCTCAAGCAGCTTGGCGCTGTCTTCGATCCTGACCTCGGACCAGGTCAACGCCGGAAAATCGTATTGCGCAGTCGTTAACGCTTCGACATTATTCGATCCGGCGACGACTTCGATCTTCTTGCCGACCAGATCGGCCAGCGTTTTCGGCTTGCGGTCGTCGCGGTTATAGACCACCTGGAAACGCACGGTCTGATAGGGCTCGCCGAACGCCACTTTGTCCGCCCACTGCTTCGATTGGCCAATGCCGGCAGCGGCGAAATGCACGAGCTGCCCGGTCAGAGCCTGCGAAATTTGCTCGAGTTCGGATGCGACGATAAAACGCACCGGCAGCTTGAGGTCTTCCGCAAACAATTTCACCAGATCGTATTCGAGCCCGGAGGGATTGCCCGCTTCGTCCTCGAAATAAGTCGTGGCGCTTTTGCGCGTGATAACGACGATTTCGCTGGTTCCGGCAATCGACGATTCGAGCGTCGGCTTGGGTGGCAGCTTGGGCGGCGGCTTGCCAATCCGCTCGCACGCCGCGAGCCCGATCAGCAATGACAGCGCCAATATCGGAACGCGGAGCGGCCGGAATTGCGGTAACCATGTCATGCACATAAGCTCTGGACCAAACAATGCCAAAGCGAATTGTCACACGATGGAAGGGTTTAACAAAACCGGCAAACGCACGCGGGATGCGGGCACTGCAAAGAACGCTTCGCTGGTAAAATAGCGCGCTCCCGGAGAGGTGCCAGAGTGGTCGAATGGACCGGACTCGAAATCCGGAGTACGGCTTGCTGTACCGTGGGTTCGAATCCCACCCTCTCCGCCAAGGTAGCATCCGAGTTCATCCTGCCTTAGGCAGGGATTGCTGTTTGTAGAGTGTTTATTGAAGCGAGGGTTACCGACGCGGAGACGGATGGAGCCACGGAGCATTCAAATCGACCAGGCGCGCCTTCGCGCCAGCCCCCGCGCTGCCTGGGTTATTTTTGCGTTTTT encodes:
- the mltF gene encoding membrane-bound lytic murein transglycosylase MltF, with amino-acid sequence MTWLPQFRPLRVPILALSLLIGLAACERIGKPPPKLPPKPTLESSIAGTSEIVVITRKSATTYFEDEAGNPSGLEYDLVKLFAEDLKLPVRFIVASELEQISQALTGQLVHFAAAGIGQSKQWADKVAFGEPYQTVRFQVVYNRDDRKPKTLADLVGKKIEVVAGSNNVEALTTAQYDFPALTWSEVRIEDSAKLLEKVANGTIDYVVAASHVVDVAKNFHPDLRTAFSIGEPQSLAWAFPPAHSEWKARSDEFFARIKKDGTLRRLLDRYYGHIGRFDQLYLAHFREKVRTALPAFREYFYEAEWATGIDWRLLAALAFQESHWDPQATSSTGVRGLMMLTEDTAERMKVGNRLDPKQSIMGGSRYLQTLRKTLPERIPEPDRTWIALAAYNLGLGHLEDGRVLTQKRDLNPDSWIDIKKTLPLLAQEEHYSKLKYGAARGGEAAVMTENVRLYYDIIRDLEAPLPAREESSASADLPSAR